A region of Symbiobacterium terraclitae DNA encodes the following proteins:
- a CDS encoding S-layer homology domain-containing protein, with translation MYKKWMSAAAAAILVAACGAPAAAAGDGQPALFAAPALAPHLQPPSLAVAGDEAGLQADPWSEADPGSEDESGSAADPESEAGSGSESGPGFGDGAGSDADPDADPGSESEAGAEADPGSADESGSEADPGSGDEPGAEADPGTEDESGAEGDPVPEDEPQPEPAQPSLFADLPEDHWAYPEVARLVEAGVIHGSPEGLFRPTDTITRAEFLKMLLTARRIDTAGKCEAIFPDVACGEWYAPYVEFGYRLAILDPVDGTHFRPGDPITREQLVDGIVRAIGKRWEAHSQDSSEITAILGAYSDWKQVDWYKRPTYAYALKHGLVNGFPDGTLRPTVYASRAEAAALIQRVLLDPADLPVVYLDGHQVIYRDALDMTASVYTVGEAGVGTMTRTGVSVRTGAVAVDPNVIPLGTLLYVEGYGYAVAVDTGGAIKGNRIDLFSWASVADALRFGLQPRRVWVLP, from the coding sequence ATGTACAAGAAATGGATGTCCGCCGCTGCAGCGGCGATCCTGGTGGCGGCCTGCGGCGCGCCTGCGGCAGCCGCCGGGGATGGGCAGCCCGCGCTCTTCGCCGCGCCGGCCCTTGCGCCCCACCTGCAGCCGCCATCCTTAGCCGTTGCCGGGGACGAGGCCGGATTGCAGGCTGATCCCTGGTCTGAGGCCGACCCTGGCTCCGAGGACGAATCCGGGTCCGCAGCCGATCCCGAGTCTGAAGCCGGGTCGGGCTCTGAATCTGGCCCTGGGTTCGGGGACGGGGCCGGCTCCGATGCCGACCCCGATGCCGACCCCGGATCTGAGAGCGAAGCCGGGGCCGAGGCTGACCCTGGTTCCGCAGACGAGTCTGGGTCCGAGGCTGACCCTGGTTCCGGAGACGAGCCCGGGGCCGAGGCTGACCCTGGTACCGAAGACGAGTCCGGGGCCGAAGGGGATCCCGTACCCGAGGACGAACCGCAGCCCGAACCCGCGCAGCCGTCTCTCTTCGCCGACCTGCCGGAAGACCACTGGGCGTACCCCGAGGTGGCGCGGCTGGTGGAGGCCGGGGTGATCCACGGGTCGCCCGAGGGGCTCTTCCGTCCAACCGACACCATCACCCGGGCGGAGTTCCTCAAGATGCTGTTGACCGCCCGCCGGATCGACACGGCGGGCAAGTGCGAGGCGATCTTCCCGGACGTCGCCTGCGGGGAGTGGTACGCGCCCTACGTGGAGTTCGGCTACCGCCTGGCCATCCTCGACCCTGTGGACGGCACCCACTTCCGCCCGGGCGATCCCATCACCCGGGAGCAGCTGGTCGACGGTATCGTGCGGGCCATCGGCAAGCGCTGGGAGGCGCACTCGCAGGACTCCAGCGAGATCACCGCCATCCTCGGCGCGTACTCGGACTGGAAGCAGGTCGACTGGTACAAGCGGCCGACCTACGCCTACGCCCTGAAGCACGGGCTGGTCAACGGCTTCCCCGACGGGACCCTGCGCCCCACGGTCTACGCCAGCCGGGCCGAGGCGGCCGCGCTGATCCAGCGGGTGCTGCTGGACCCGGCGGACCTGCCCGTGGTGTACCTGGACGGGCACCAGGTGATCTACCGCGACGCGCTGGACATGACGGCCTCCGTCTACACCGTGGGTGAGGCGGGGGTCGGGACGATGACCCGCACGGGCGTCTCCGTCCGCACCGGGGCCGTCGCCGTGGACCCCAACGTCATCCCGCTGGGCACCCTGCTCTACGTGGAGGGCTACGGCTACGCCGTGGCGGTGGACACCGGCGGGGCGATCAAGGGCAACCGCATCGACCTGTTCTCGTGGGCCTCGGTCGCCGACGCCCTGCGCTTCGGACTGCAGCCCCGCCGGGTCTGGGTCCTGCCCTAG
- a CDS encoding DNA adenine methylase, protein MAGAAEVRLKPLWVHNRKFIGSKQNLLSFIAGVVEERAPEARSLADPFTGSAVVAYHFAARGFAVTASDHLYHNYVAARCFLGGRPGEVDWARLAGLLAALDRLPPVEGYCFAEFGGTYFTPANAGRIDAIREQIAAWRAEGAINEQEEAVLLTSLLYAADKVANTCGQYDAFLKHLGSEPYHEDGTHLVDASVYKPLELGLPQVVESTANRVCCADADVLIDEIEADVLYLDPPYNGRQYIDNYHVLENIALWQKPRLHGKTRKFARDHLKSAYSRKATAGVHLTRLIERARARHILLSYNNEGIVPDEVIWAALERRGPVELFTREYAIFGNGAGRSGRRPIVERLFYCRVVG, encoded by the coding sequence TTGGCAGGGGCAGCCGAAGTCCGCCTGAAGCCTTTGTGGGTGCACAACCGCAAGTTCATCGGCAGCAAGCAGAACCTGCTCTCCTTCATCGCGGGCGTGGTGGAGGAGCGGGCGCCTGAGGCGCGCTCTCTGGCCGACCCCTTCACCGGCAGCGCGGTGGTGGCGTACCACTTCGCGGCCCGGGGCTTCGCCGTCACGGCCTCCGACCACCTCTACCACAATTACGTGGCGGCCCGCTGCTTCCTGGGCGGGCGTCCGGGGGAGGTGGACTGGGCGCGCCTCGCCGGCCTGCTCGCGGCGCTGGACCGGCTGCCCCCGGTCGAGGGCTACTGCTTCGCCGAGTTCGGCGGCACCTACTTCACGCCGGCGAACGCCGGGCGCATCGACGCGATCCGGGAGCAGATCGCCGCCTGGCGGGCCGAGGGGGCGATCAACGAGCAGGAGGAGGCGGTGCTGCTCACCAGCCTGCTCTACGCGGCGGACAAGGTGGCCAACACCTGCGGCCAGTACGACGCCTTCCTCAAGCACCTGGGCAGCGAGCCCTACCACGAGGACGGGACGCACCTGGTGGACGCCTCGGTCTACAAGCCGCTGGAACTGGGGCTGCCGCAGGTGGTGGAGTCGACCGCCAACCGGGTCTGCTGCGCCGACGCCGACGTGCTGATCGACGAGATCGAGGCCGACGTGCTCTACCTGGACCCGCCTTACAACGGGCGGCAGTACATCGACAACTACCACGTGCTGGAGAACATCGCCCTCTGGCAGAAGCCGCGCCTGCACGGCAAGACCCGTAAGTTCGCCCGCGACCACCTGAAGTCGGCCTACTCCCGCAAGGCGACGGCCGGGGTGCACCTGACGCGGCTGATCGAGCGGGCGAGGGCCCGGCACATCCTGCTCTCCTATAACAATGAAGGGATCGTGCCCGATGAGGTGATCTGGGCGGCGCTGGAGCGGCGGGGGCCGGTGGAGCTGTTTACCCGGGAGTACGCCATCTTCGGCAACGGAGCGGGCCGCTCCGGGCGCAGGCCGATCGTGGAGCGCCTTTTCTACTGCAGAGTGGTGGGATAA
- a CDS encoding TRM11 family SAM-dependent methyltransferase gives MEETRGGLKPHHVDMGERGIYHRDNRLNDLTGKEWVYATRSVINKSFPPSFQFALRSQHGGQKPPELCADLIRTFTKSGARVLDPFMGVGGTLIGATLTDRQAVGVEINPRWVEIYREVCRLEGLAEQEAICGDSRVVLRDMPDGGFDLVLTDVPYWNMDRRRRSTGKFKRAGGPATERRRSKLSPFAAGEAETGVTGLEGREEWLETMRAVFAEAVRVLRPRRYVVVFIGDMYHSGRYHMLSAQLAELLEGLGLVLKANLIWYDVAKPLHVYGYRYEFIPSMIHQNILVLRKP, from the coding sequence GTGGAGGAGACCCGGGGCGGGCTGAAGCCGCACCACGTCGACATGGGGGAGCGGGGCATCTACCACCGCGACAACCGGCTCAACGACCTGACGGGCAAGGAGTGGGTCTACGCCACCCGCTCCGTGATCAACAAGAGCTTTCCCCCTTCCTTCCAGTTTGCGCTCCGCAGCCAGCACGGCGGGCAGAAGCCGCCCGAGCTCTGCGCCGACCTGATCCGTACCTTCACCAAATCCGGGGCGCGGGTGCTGGACCCGTTCATGGGGGTCGGCGGCACGCTGATCGGTGCGACCCTGACCGACCGGCAGGCGGTGGGGGTGGAGATCAACCCCCGGTGGGTCGAGATCTACCGGGAGGTCTGCCGGCTGGAGGGGCTTGCCGAGCAGGAGGCGATCTGCGGCGACAGCCGGGTCGTGCTGCGGGACATGCCCGACGGCGGGTTCGACCTCGTCCTGACCGACGTGCCCTACTGGAACATGGACCGGCGGCGCCGCTCCACCGGCAAGTTCAAGCGGGCGGGGGGCCCCGCAACGGAGCGGCGGCGCTCCAAGCTCTCGCCTTTCGCCGCTGGGGAGGCGGAGACCGGCGTCACCGGCCTGGAGGGCCGCGAGGAATGGCTGGAGACCATGCGGGCCGTCTTCGCCGAGGCGGTGCGGGTCCTGCGCCCACGGCGGTACGTGGTGGTCTTCATCGGCGACATGTACCACTCCGGCCGCTACCACATGCTCTCGGCCCAGCTGGCCGAGCTGCTGGAGGGGCTGGGGCTGGTGCTCAAGGCCAACCTGATCTGGTACGATGTGGCGAAACCGCTGCACGTCTACGGCTACCGCTACGAGTTCATCCCCTCGATGATCCACCAGAACATTCTGGTCCTGCGCAAGCCTTAG